The following are from one region of the Streptomyces tuirus genome:
- a CDS encoding DUF2017 domain-containing protein — protein sequence MPGTFEPLPGGGAAVALDDVEISIIRSLAVQLLELIGPGPAEDTPDDPLAELFAQGPSEPPTDPVLRRLFPDAYSDPEEPASPRDAEEQRAHSAEFRRYTENDLRAGKRDSALAVIRSLDALSSAAAGEGGAVLKLSPSESQQWLGALNDLRLAIGSRLEITEDEDTDFLYRLPDDDPRKPMVMAYLWLGGLQETLVGTLMA from the coding sequence ATGCCCGGAACCTTCGAACCGCTCCCCGGCGGCGGCGCGGCCGTCGCCCTCGACGACGTCGAGATCTCCATCATCCGGTCGCTGGCCGTCCAGCTCCTGGAGCTCATCGGCCCCGGCCCCGCCGAGGACACCCCCGACGACCCGCTCGCCGAGCTGTTCGCACAGGGCCCGAGCGAGCCGCCCACCGACCCGGTGCTGCGCCGGCTCTTCCCGGACGCCTACAGCGACCCCGAGGAGCCCGCCTCGCCCCGGGACGCCGAGGAGCAGCGGGCGCACTCCGCGGAGTTCCGGCGGTACACCGAGAACGACCTGCGGGCCGGCAAGCGGGACAGCGCCCTCGCGGTGATCCGCTCCCTCGACGCGCTCTCCTCGGCCGCGGCCGGCGAGGGCGGCGCGGTGCTGAAGCTGTCGCCGTCGGAGTCGCAGCAGTGGCTCGGCGCGCTGAACGACCTGCGGCTCGCGATCGGCTCGCGGCTGGAGATCACCGAGGACGAGGACACCGACTTCCTCTACCGCCTCCCGGACGACGACCCCCGCAAGCCGATGGTGATGGCCTACCTCTGGCTGGGTGGACTCCAGGAGACGCTGGTCGGAACCCTTATGGCCTGA
- a CDS encoding nicotinamidase, whose product MRRALIVVDVQNDFCEGGSLAVSGGADVAAAVTELIGQAAGSGYQHVVATRDHHIAPGGHFSTNPDYARSWPAHCVAGTEGVGFHPNFAPAVASGSIDAVFDKGAYAAAYSGFEGADENGTPLADWLRSRDVTEVDVVGIATDHCVRATALDAAREGFRTQVLLDLTAGVAQESTERALEELRGAGVELSGKPVVQ is encoded by the coding sequence ATGCGCCGCGCCTTGATCGTCGTCGATGTGCAGAACGACTTCTGCGAGGGGGGCAGCCTCGCGGTGTCCGGCGGTGCCGATGTGGCCGCCGCCGTCACGGAGCTGATCGGGCAGGCGGCCGGGTCCGGCTACCAGCACGTCGTAGCCACTCGCGACCACCACATCGCCCCCGGCGGCCACTTCTCCACCAACCCGGACTACGCCCGCTCCTGGCCCGCGCACTGCGTGGCCGGCACCGAGGGCGTCGGCTTCCACCCGAACTTCGCCCCCGCCGTCGCCTCCGGCTCGATCGACGCGGTGTTCGACAAGGGGGCGTACGCGGCGGCGTACAGCGGTTTCGAGGGCGCGGACGAGAACGGCACGCCGCTGGCCGACTGGCTGCGCTCCCGCGACGTCACCGAGGTCGACGTGGTCGGCATCGCCACGGACCACTGCGTACGCGCCACGGCGCTGGACGCCGCCCGGGAGGGCTTCCGTACGCAGGTCCTGCTGGACCTGACGGCCGGGGTGGCTCAGGAGAGCACCGAGCGGGCCCTGGAGGAGCTGCGCGGGGCGGGCGTGGAGCTGTCGGGCAAGCCGGTCGTGCAGTAG
- a CDS encoding Mov34/MPN/PAD-1 family protein has translation MLTITQALVDQIVAHARKDHPDEACGVVAGPAGSDRPERFIPMLNAAMSPTFYEFDSGDLLKLYREMDDRDEEPVVIYHSHTATEAYPSRTDISYANEPGAHYVLVSTADTDGAGEFQFRSFRIVEGEVTEEEVRVVEAY, from the coding sequence ATGCTGACCATCACCCAGGCCCTCGTCGACCAGATCGTCGCCCACGCGCGCAAGGACCACCCCGACGAGGCGTGCGGCGTCGTCGCCGGCCCGGCGGGCTCGGACCGCCCCGAGCGCTTCATCCCGATGCTCAACGCGGCCATGTCGCCCACGTTCTACGAATTCGACTCCGGCGACCTGCTCAAGCTCTACCGCGAGATGGACGACCGCGACGAGGAGCCGGTGGTGATCTACCATTCCCACACCGCGACCGAGGCCTACCCCTCGCGCACCGACATCTCCTACGCCAACGAGCCCGGCGCGCACTACGTCCTCGTCTCCACCGCCGACACCGACGGTGCCGGCGAGTTCCAGTTCCGCTCCTTCCGTATCGTCGAGGGCGAGGTCACGGAGGAGGAGGTCAGGGTGGTCGAGGCCTACTGA
- the clpS gene encoding ATP-dependent Clp protease adapter ClpS — translation MVSVTSPAPLEIERTESAEEVFAVPEPDVPWVTIVHNDPVNLMSYVTYVFQSYFGYSKDKATKLMLDVHHKGRAVVSSGSREEMERDVQAMHGYGLWATLQQDRK, via the coding sequence ATGGTCAGTGTGACGTCACCCGCGCCCCTGGAGATCGAACGCACCGAGTCGGCGGAGGAGGTCTTCGCCGTACCCGAGCCGGACGTGCCGTGGGTCACCATCGTCCACAACGACCCGGTCAACCTCATGAGCTATGTGACGTACGTCTTCCAGTCGTACTTCGGCTACTCCAAGGACAAGGCCACCAAGCTCATGCTCGACGTCCACCACAAGGGCCGGGCGGTCGTCTCCAGCGGCAGCCGCGAGGAGATGGAACGCGACGTGCAGGCCATGCACGGCTACGGCCTGTGGGCCACCCTCCAGCAGGACCGCAAGTAG
- a CDS encoding nicotinate phosphoribosyltransferase, whose translation MNTADLGLPEEEGREALPREGGGGRRVGVPSTALFTDQYELTMLRAALAGGTAERRSVFEVFTRRLPNGRRYGVVAGTGRVLDAVENFRFDPAVLSFLREREIVDEQTLEWLAGYRFRGDIWGYPEGEVYFPGSPIMRVEGSFAECVLLETVILSILNHDSAIASAASRMSAAAGDRPLIEMGARRTHELAAVAASRAAYVGGFATTSDLAAGFRYGIPTVGTSAHAFTLLHDSERDAFQAQVTTLGRGTTLLVDTYDVAEAVRAAVEIAGTDLGAVRIDSGDLLLVAHRVRQQLDELGATETKIVVTSDLDEYAIASLAAAPVDAYGVGTQLVTGSGHPTSSMVYKLVARAESADPKAPLLPVAKKTTGGKTSIGGRKWAARRLDSHGVAEAEVLGTGPVPAALADRQLLVELVKGGEVVAREPLDAARERHMKARAGLPMSATQLSRGEPVLPTEYLHDSSGS comes from the coding sequence ATGAACACAGCGGACCTTGGGCTGCCGGAAGAAGAAGGGCGCGAAGCGCTTCCTCGGGAGGGTGGTGGTGGGCGACGGGTGGGCGTTCCCTCGACGGCGCTCTTCACGGACCAGTACGAGCTGACGATGCTGCGGGCCGCCCTGGCGGGGGGCACGGCCGAGCGGCGGAGCGTCTTCGAGGTCTTCACCCGGCGGCTGCCGAACGGGCGCCGCTACGGCGTCGTGGCCGGCACCGGACGGGTGCTGGACGCGGTGGAGAACTTCCGCTTCGACCCGGCCGTGCTGAGCTTCCTGCGCGAGCGGGAGATCGTCGACGAGCAGACCCTGGAGTGGCTGGCGGGCTACCGGTTCCGCGGCGACATCTGGGGCTACCCCGAGGGCGAGGTGTACTTCCCGGGCTCGCCGATCATGCGGGTGGAGGGCTCCTTCGCCGAGTGCGTGCTGCTGGAGACCGTGATCCTGTCGATCCTCAACCACGACTCGGCGATCGCCTCGGCCGCCTCGCGCATGTCGGCGGCCGCCGGTGACCGGCCGCTGATCGAGATGGGCGCCCGGCGCACACACGAGCTGGCGGCGGTGGCGGCCTCCCGGGCCGCGTACGTCGGCGGTTTCGCGACCACCTCCGACCTCGCGGCGGGCTTCCGCTACGGCATCCCGACCGTCGGCACCTCCGCGCACGCCTTCACCCTGCTGCACGACAGCGAGCGGGACGCCTTCCAGGCCCAGGTGACCACGCTGGGCCGGGGCACCACCCTGCTGGTGGACACCTACGACGTCGCCGAGGCGGTCCGCGCGGCCGTCGAGATCGCCGGGACCGATCTGGGCGCGGTGCGGATCGACTCCGGCGACCTGCTGCTGGTGGCGCACCGGGTACGCCAGCAGCTCGACGAGCTGGGCGCGACCGAGACGAAGATCGTCGTGACCTCGGACCTGGACGAGTACGCGATCGCCTCGCTGGCGGCGGCACCGGTGGACGCGTACGGCGTCGGTACGCAGCTGGTGACCGGCTCCGGCCACCCGACCTCCTCGATGGTCTACAAGCTGGTCGCGCGGGCCGAGTCCGCCGACCCGAAGGCGCCACTGCTGCCGGTGGCGAAGAAGACCACCGGGGGCAAGACGTCGATCGGCGGACGCAAGTGGGCCGCGCGGCGGCTGGACTCCCACGGGGTCGCCGAGGCCGAAGTGCTCGGCACCGGGCCGGTGCCGGCCGCGCTCGCGGACCGGCAGCTGCTGGTGGAGCTGGTCAAGGGGGGCGAGGTGGTGGCGCGTGAGCCCCTGGACGCGGCGCGCGAACGGCACATGAAGGCGCGCGCGGGTCTCCCGATGTCGGCCACACAGCTCTCACGCGGGGAGCCCGTCCTTCCCACGGAGTACCTGCACGACAGCTCGGGTAGCTAG
- a CDS encoding amino acid permease, which produces MTSAQVESENVSEEGYERGLGSRQVQMIAIGGAIGVGLFMGAGANIAKAGPSIILMYALAGVVIFFIMRALGELLLYRPVSGSFAEYAREFLGPFFGFVTGWTYWLMWVVTGMAELTAAAIYIHFWFPEIPQWVSALVFLVVLFGVNLISVKIFGEVEFWFSMIKVTAIIGMIVIGLGVLTLGFSDAGDTATVSNLWAHDGFFPNGIGSSLMTLQGVMFAYLAVELVGVTAGESENPEKTLPKAINTLPWRIIVFYVGALLVILSVVKWTEFSAGESPFVHAFGKIGIPLAAGIVNFVVLTAALSSCNSGMYSTGRMLRDLAANSEAPQAFGKLNARKTPAVGITVSVALMGIGVVLNYVVPEKAFLYVTSVATAAGIWTWMMILVSHIRYRAAVDAGRLRASSFPAPGGALFSWVALLFLIGVTCMIAYDKDARVCLYVAAGWAVALGVGWRVLKSRNPRITERRGDAEFEKVG; this is translated from the coding sequence ATGACCTCTGCGCAGGTCGAATCGGAAAACGTCTCCGAAGAGGGGTACGAGCGCGGACTCGGCAGCCGCCAGGTCCAGATGATCGCGATCGGCGGCGCCATCGGCGTCGGCCTGTTCATGGGCGCCGGTGCGAACATCGCCAAGGCCGGCCCCAGCATCATCCTCATGTACGCCCTCGCCGGCGTCGTGATCTTCTTCATCATGCGGGCCCTGGGCGAGCTGCTCCTCTACCGGCCCGTCTCCGGCTCCTTCGCCGAGTACGCCCGCGAGTTCCTCGGCCCGTTCTTCGGGTTCGTCACGGGCTGGACCTACTGGCTCATGTGGGTGGTGACCGGCATGGCCGAGCTCACCGCCGCCGCGATCTACATCCACTTCTGGTTCCCCGAGATCCCGCAATGGGTCAGCGCCCTGGTCTTCCTGGTGGTGCTCTTCGGCGTCAACCTGATCTCCGTCAAGATCTTCGGCGAGGTCGAGTTCTGGTTCTCGATGATCAAGGTCACGGCCATCATCGGCATGATCGTCATCGGTCTCGGCGTGCTCACCCTCGGCTTCTCCGACGCCGGTGACACCGCCACCGTCTCCAACCTCTGGGCGCACGACGGCTTCTTCCCGAACGGCATCGGCTCCAGCCTGATGACGCTCCAGGGCGTCATGTTCGCCTACCTCGCCGTCGAGCTCGTCGGCGTCACCGCGGGCGAGTCCGAGAACCCCGAGAAGACCCTGCCCAAGGCCATCAACACCCTGCCCTGGCGCATCATCGTCTTCTACGTCGGCGCCCTGCTGGTGATCCTGTCCGTCGTGAAGTGGACCGAGTTCTCCGCCGGCGAGAGCCCCTTCGTCCACGCCTTCGGCAAGATCGGCATCCCGCTCGCCGCGGGCATCGTCAACTTCGTGGTGCTCACCGCGGCCCTGTCGTCCTGCAACTCGGGCATGTACTCCACCGGCCGCATGCTGCGCGACCTGGCCGCCAACAGCGAGGCCCCGCAGGCGTTCGGCAAGCTCAACGCCCGCAAGACGCCCGCCGTCGGCATCACGGTCTCCGTCGCGCTCATGGGCATCGGCGTCGTCCTGAACTACGTCGTCCCGGAGAAGGCGTTCCTCTACGTCACCTCCGTCGCCACCGCGGCCGGCATCTGGACCTGGATGATGATCCTCGTCAGCCACATCCGCTACCGCGCAGCGGTCGACGCGGGCCGGCTGCGCGCCTCGTCCTTCCCCGCTCCCGGCGGCGCGCTCTTCAGCTGGGTCGCGCTCCTCTTCCTCATCGGCGTGACCTGCATGATCGCGTACGACAAGGACGCGCGGGTCTGCCTGTACGTCGCGGCCGGCTGGGCGGTCGCCCTCGGCGTCGGCTGGAGGGTCCTCAAGAGCCGCAACCCGCGGATCACCGAGCGCCGCGGCGACGCGGAGTTCGAGAAGGTCGGCTAG